Proteins encoded within one genomic window of Panicum virgatum strain AP13 chromosome 1N, P.virgatum_v5, whole genome shotgun sequence:
- the LOC120655373 gene encoding probable plastidic glucose transporter 2 isoform X1 — protein sequence MRWKLNSSVYKRVPSREAAMEPDVETPMRATTDAVADPSWRMSLPHVCVATLTSFLFGYHSGVVNEPLESISADLGFSGNTLAEGLVVSICLGGAFIGCLFSGSVADGIGRRRAFQLSALPMIIGAAISALTNSLEGMLLGRFLVGTGMGLGPPVASLYITEISPPTVRGTYGSFVQIATCLGIIVALLIGTPVKDIDRWSETFCCIASLLKFICVKSICTKDVAFGRWRVCFWVAAIPATLQALAMEFCAESPQWLYKCGRTIEAEMQFEKLLGPLHVNSAMAELSRSERDDGESVKYSELFYGRHFNVVFIGAVLFALQQLSGINSVFYFSSTVFRGVGVPANLANISMGISNLSGSIIAMVLMDKLGRKMLLSGSFLGMAFAMGLQAVGANRQFLGSTSVYLSVGGMLLFVLSFSLGAGPVPGLLLPEIFPNKIRAKAVALCMSVHWIVNFFVSLLFLRLLEQLGPQVLYTIFSSVCVIASIFVRRHVLETKGKTLQEIEVSLLQAQ from the exons ATGCGGTGGAAGCTTAACTCGTCGGTGTACAAGCGCGTGCCGTCCAGGGAGGCCGCCATGGAGCCCGACGTCGAGACGCCGA TGAGGGCGACGACGGACGCTGTCGCGGACCCGTCGTGGCGCATGTCGCTGCCGCACGTCTGCGTCGCCACGCTCACCTCGTTCCTCTTCGGATACCACTCCGG GGTGGTCAACGAGCCCCTGGAGAGCATCTCTGCCGACCTCGGCTTCTCCGGCAACACACTCGCTGAAG GACTCGTGGTGAGCATCTGCTTGGGCGGAGCCTTTATTGGGTGCTTGTTCAGCGGCTCTGTCGCCGATGGGATCGGGCGCCGCCGGGCGTTCCAGCTCAGTGCACTGCCCATGATCATTGGTGCTGCCATAAG TGCTCTCACCAATAGTTTGGAGGGTATGCTTCTAGGAAGATTTTTGGTTGGAACAGGGATGGGCTTGGGCCCACCAGTAGCTTCATTATACATAACGGAG ATTTCTCCTCCTACAGTGAGGGGTACATATGGCAGCTTTGTTCAGATTGCGACCTGTCTTGGAATCATTGTAGCACTCCTAATTGGTACACCTGTTAAAGATATTGATAGATGGTCAGAGACTTTCTGCTGTATTGCGAGCCTGTTGAAGTTTATCTGTGTGAAATCCATCTGTACTAAAGATGTTGCTTTCGGCAGGTGGAGAGTATGTTTCTGGGTTGCAGCTATACCAGCAACTTTACAAGCTCTTGCTATGGAGTTCTGTGCCGAGAGCCCCCAGTGGCTATATAAG TGTGGAAGAACAATTGAAGCAGAGATGCAATTCGAAAAGCTTCTAGGCCCCCTTCATGTAAATTCAGCCATGGCAGAACTTTCTAGATCTGAAAGAGATGATGGAGAAAGTGTAAAGTACTCAGAATTGTTTTATGGTCGCCACTTCAATG TTGTTTTTATTGGCGCGGTGCTCTTTGCTTTACAACAGTTATCTGGCATAAATTCTGTGTTCTATTTCTCCTCAACTGTGTTCAGAGGTGTGGGGGTGCCTGCTAACCTTGCCAACATAAGCATGGGGATTTCGAATCTATCAG GCTCCATTATAGCAATGGTTCTAATGGACAAGTTAGGTAGAAAAATGCTTCTTTCTGGGAGTTTCCTTGGAATG GCCTTCGCAATGGGGCTTCAGGCTGTTGGAGCAAACCGTCAGTTTCTTGGTTCTACAAGTGTATATCTTTCAGTTGGTGGAATGCTGTT GTTTGTCTTGTCATTTTCATTAGGAGCAGGCCCAGTTCCTGGACTTCTTTTGCCTGAGATTTTCCCCAATAAAATTCGAGCGAAGGCTGTGGCTCTCTGCATGTCTGTGCATTGG ATTGTAAACTTCTTTGTTAGTCTGCTGTTCTTGCGTCTTCTGGAGCAACTTGGTCCACAGGTTCTGTACACAATATTTTCATCAGTCTGTGTGATAGCTTCAATATTTGTGCGGCGCCATGTCCTTGAAACAAAGGGAAAGACATTGCAAGAGATAGAAGTTTCACTCCTACAAGCACAATAA
- the LOC120655373 gene encoding probable plastidic glucose transporter 2 isoform X2, which translates to MRWKLNSSVYKRVPSREAAMEPDVETPMRATTDAVADPSWRMSLPHVCVATLTSFLFGYHSGVVNEPLESISADLGFSGNTLAEGLVVSICLGGAFIGCLFSGSVADGIGRRRAFQLSALPMIIGAAISALTNSLEGMLLGRFLVGTGMGLGPPVASLYITEISPPTVRGTYGSFVQIATCLGIIVALLIGTPVKDIDRWWRVCFWVAAIPATLQALAMEFCAESPQWLYKCGRTIEAEMQFEKLLGPLHVNSAMAELSRSERDDGESVKYSELFYGRHFNVVFIGAVLFALQQLSGINSVFYFSSTVFRGVGVPANLANISMGISNLSGSIIAMVLMDKLGRKMLLSGSFLGMAFAMGLQAVGANRQFLGSTSVYLSVGGMLLFVLSFSLGAGPVPGLLLPEIFPNKIRAKAVALCMSVHWIVNFFVSLLFLRLLEQLGPQVLYTIFSSVCVIASIFVRRHVLETKGKTLQEIEVSLLQAQ; encoded by the exons ATGCGGTGGAAGCTTAACTCGTCGGTGTACAAGCGCGTGCCGTCCAGGGAGGCCGCCATGGAGCCCGACGTCGAGACGCCGA TGAGGGCGACGACGGACGCTGTCGCGGACCCGTCGTGGCGCATGTCGCTGCCGCACGTCTGCGTCGCCACGCTCACCTCGTTCCTCTTCGGATACCACTCCGG GGTGGTCAACGAGCCCCTGGAGAGCATCTCTGCCGACCTCGGCTTCTCCGGCAACACACTCGCTGAAG GACTCGTGGTGAGCATCTGCTTGGGCGGAGCCTTTATTGGGTGCTTGTTCAGCGGCTCTGTCGCCGATGGGATCGGGCGCCGCCGGGCGTTCCAGCTCAGTGCACTGCCCATGATCATTGGTGCTGCCATAAG TGCTCTCACCAATAGTTTGGAGGGTATGCTTCTAGGAAGATTTTTGGTTGGAACAGGGATGGGCTTGGGCCCACCAGTAGCTTCATTATACATAACGGAG ATTTCTCCTCCTACAGTGAGGGGTACATATGGCAGCTTTGTTCAGATTGCGACCTGTCTTGGAATCATTGTAGCACTCCTAATTGGTACACCTGTTAAAGATATTGATAGATG GTGGAGAGTATGTTTCTGGGTTGCAGCTATACCAGCAACTTTACAAGCTCTTGCTATGGAGTTCTGTGCCGAGAGCCCCCAGTGGCTATATAAG TGTGGAAGAACAATTGAAGCAGAGATGCAATTCGAAAAGCTTCTAGGCCCCCTTCATGTAAATTCAGCCATGGCAGAACTTTCTAGATCTGAAAGAGATGATGGAGAAAGTGTAAAGTACTCAGAATTGTTTTATGGTCGCCACTTCAATG TTGTTTTTATTGGCGCGGTGCTCTTTGCTTTACAACAGTTATCTGGCATAAATTCTGTGTTCTATTTCTCCTCAACTGTGTTCAGAGGTGTGGGGGTGCCTGCTAACCTTGCCAACATAAGCATGGGGATTTCGAATCTATCAG GCTCCATTATAGCAATGGTTCTAATGGACAAGTTAGGTAGAAAAATGCTTCTTTCTGGGAGTTTCCTTGGAATG GCCTTCGCAATGGGGCTTCAGGCTGTTGGAGCAAACCGTCAGTTTCTTGGTTCTACAAGTGTATATCTTTCAGTTGGTGGAATGCTGTT GTTTGTCTTGTCATTTTCATTAGGAGCAGGCCCAGTTCCTGGACTTCTTTTGCCTGAGATTTTCCCCAATAAAATTCGAGCGAAGGCTGTGGCTCTCTGCATGTCTGTGCATTGG ATTGTAAACTTCTTTGTTAGTCTGCTGTTCTTGCGTCTTCTGGAGCAACTTGGTCCACAGGTTCTGTACACAATATTTTCATCAGTCTGTGTGATAGCTTCAATATTTGTGCGGCGCCATGTCCTTGAAACAAAGGGAAAGACATTGCAAGAGATAGAAGTTTCACTCCTACAAGCACAATAA